In one window of Gorilla gorilla gorilla isolate KB3781 chromosome 2, NHGRI_mGorGor1-v2.1_pri, whole genome shotgun sequence DNA:
- the SETD5 gene encoding histone-lysine N-methyltransferase SETD5 isoform X19 encodes MSRGKVIRLHRRKQDNISGGDSSATESWDEELSPSTVLYTATQHTPTSITLTVRRTKPKKRKKSPEKGRAAPKTKKIKAFREGSRKSLRMKNSPSEAQNLDENTTEGWENRIRLWTDQYEEAFTNQYSADVQNALEQHLHSSKEFVGKPTILDTINKTELACNNTVIGSQMQLQLGRVTRVQKHRKILRAARDLALDTLIIEYRGKVMLRQQFEVNGHFFKKPYPFVLFYSKFNGVEMCVDARTFGNDARFIRRSCTPNAEVRHMIADGMIHLCIYAVSAITKDAEVTIAFDYEYSNCNYKVDCACHKGNRNCPIQKRNPNATELPLLPPPPSLPTIGAETRRRKARRKELEMEQQNEASEENNDQQSQEVPEKVTVSSDHEEVDNPEEKPEEEKEEVIDDQENLAHSRRTREDRKVEAIMHAFENLEKRKKRRDQPLEQSNSDVEITTTTSETPVGEETKTEAPESEVSNSVLNVTIPSTPQSVGVNTRRSSQAGDIAAEKPVPKPPPAKPSRPRPKSRISRYRTSSAQRLKRQKQANAQQAELSQAALEEGGNNSLVTPTEAGSLDSSGENRPLTGSDPTVVSITGSHVNRAASKYPKTKKYLVTEWLNDKAEKQECPVECPLRITTDPTVLATTLNMLPGLIHSPLICTTPKHYIRFGSPFIPERRRRPLLPDGTFSSCKKRWIKQALEEGMTQTSSVPQETRTQHLYQSNENSSSSSICKDNADLLSPLKKWKSRYLMEQNVTKLLRPLSPVTPPPPNSGSKSPQLATPGSSHPGEEECRNGYSLMFSPVTSLTTASRCNTPLQFENISSPESSPAHRPESLSPELCHRKDLDLAKVGYLDSNTNSCADRPSLLNSGHSDLAPHPSLGPTSETGFPSRSGDGHQTLVRNSDQAFRTEFNLMYAYSPLNAMPRADGLYRGSPLVGDRKPLHLDGGYCSPAEGFSSRYEHGLMKDLSRGSLSPGGERACEGVPSAPQNPPQRKKVSLLEYRKRKQEAKENSAGGGGDSAQSKSKSAGAGQGSSNSVSDTGAHGVQGSSARTPSSPHKKFSPSHSSMSHLEAVSPSDSRGTSSSHCRPQENISSRWMVPTSVERLREGGSIPKVLRSSVRVAQKGEPSPTWESNITEKDSDPADGEGPETLSSALSKGATVYSPSRYSYQLLQCDSPRTESQSLLQQSSSPFRGHPTQSPGYSYRTTALRPGNPPSHGSSESSLSSTSYSSPAHPVSTDSLAPFTGTPGYFSSQPHSGNSTGSNLPRRSCPSSAASPTLQGPSDSPTSDSVSQSSTGTLSSTSFPQNSRSSLPSDLRTISLPSAGQSAVYQASRVSAVSNSQHYPHRGSGGVHQYRLQPLQGSGVKTQTGLS; translated from the exons AATTCTCCCTCTGAAGCACAGAATTTAGATGAGAATACAACAGAGGGCTGGGAAAATCGGATAAGACTATGGACTGACCAGTATGAAGAAGCTTTCACTAATCAGTACAGTGCAGATGTACAGAACGCGCTTGAACAACACCTACATTCTAGCAAGGAATTTGTGGGCAAACCTACTATTTTAGACACTATTAATAAGACTGAATTGGCCTGTAATAACACAGTTATTGGTTCCCAAATGCAG TTACAGCTGGGAAGAGTCACTCGTGTTCAAAAGCACCGGAAGATCCTGAGGGCTGCAAGAGATTTGGCTTTGGACACTCTTATAATAGAGTATCGTGGGAAAGTCATGTTACGACAGCAATTTGAGGTCAATGGGCATTTCTTCAAAAA ACCATACCCCTTTGTGCTCTTCTACTCAAAATTCAATGGTGTAGAGATGTGTGTGGATGCCCGTACTTTCGGTAATGATGCTCGGTTCATCAGAAGATCATGTACACCAAATGCAGAG GTGCGACACATGATTGCAGATGGGATGATTCACCTGTGCATCTATGCTGTGTCTGCCATCACCAAGGATGCTGAGGTCACCATAGCATTTGATTATGAGTATAGTAACTG TAATTATAAAGTGGACTGTGCCTGTCACAAGGGAAACCGGAATTGTCCTATACAAAAAAGGAATCCTAATGCTACAGAACTGCCACTCCTACCACCTCCTCCAAGCCTACCCACCATTGGAGCAGAGACTAGACGTAGAAAAGCACGACGGAAAGAGCTAGAGATGGAGCAGCAGAATGAGGCTTCAGAGGAGAATAATGACCAGCAATCACAAGAAGTTCCAGAAAAAGTAACTGTATCCAGTGATCATGAG GAAGTAGACAATCCAGAAGAAAAaccagaagaagagaaagaagaggttaTAGATGACCAGGAGAACCTAGCTCATAGCAGGAGG ACCAGGGAAGATAGAAAGGTAGAAGCCATCATGCATGCTTTTGAAAacttagagaaaagaaagaagcggCGGGATCAGCCCTTGGAACAGAGCAACTCTGATGTAGAGATTACTACAACCACCTCAGAGACTCCTGTTGGTGAAGAGACAAAAACTGAAGCCCCTGAATCTGAAGTTAGCAACTCTGTTTTAAATGTTACCATCCCAAGCACCCCACAGAGTGTTGGTGTGAACACCCGGAGGTCTTCCCAAGCAGGG GATATTGCTGCAGAAAAACCAGTCCCCAAGCCACCTCCAGCAAAGCCTTCTAGGCCCCGGCCGAAGAGTCGAATTTCTCGGTACAGGACCAGTTCAGCCCAAAGACTAAAGCGTCAGAAGCAGGCCAATGCACAGCAGGCAGAATTGTCACAAGCTGCCTTGGAAGAGGGAGGAAATAACAGTTTAGTAACTCCTACTGAAGCTGGAAGTCTAGACAGTTCAGGAGAAAACAGGCCATTAACAGGGTCTGACCCAACTGTGGTGTCAATTACTGGATCCCATGTCAACCGTGCTGCATCTAAATACCCCAAAACCAAAAAG TATCTAGTTACAGAATGGTTGAATGACAAAGCAGAGAAGCAAGAGTGCCCTGTTGAGTGCCCTTTACGTATCACAACGGATCCAACTGTACTGGCAACGACCCTAAACATGTTACCAGGTCTTATCCATTCCCCGTTAATTTGCACCACCCCCAAACACTACATTCGCTTTGGCTCACCCTTTATCCCTGAGAGACGTCGAAGGCCCCTCCTGCCTGATGGCACATTCAGCTCCTGTAAGAAG CGCTGGATAAAACAAGCCTTAGAAGAAGGGATGACTCAAACATCATCTGTACCCCAAGAGACTAGAACTCAGCACCTATACCAAAGCAATGAGAATAGTAGCTCTTCTAGTATCTGCAAAGACAATGCAG ACTTGTTGAGCCCATTAAAGAAATGGAAGTCTCGCTATCTGATGGAGCAGAATGTCACCAAGTTACTTCGGCCTCTGTCTCCAGTCACACCACCCCCTCCCAATTCAGGCTCAAAGAGTCCCCAGCTGGCCACACCTGGCTCATCTCACCCAGGGGAAGAGGAGTGTCGAAATGGATACAGCCTCATGTTTTCACCAGTCACATCTCTTACTACTGCTAGTCGCTGCAACACTCCTCTGCAGTTTGAG AACATATCCTCCCCTGAGAGTTCCCCTGCGCATAGGCCCGAGTCCCTGTCACCCGAG cTTTGTCACCGAAAAGACCTGGATTTGGCAAAAGTAGGATACCTTGACTCCAACACTAACAGCTGTGCTGATAGACCTTCCCTTCTCAACTCAGGTCATTCTGACCTGGCTCCTCATCCCTCCCTCGGACCCACTTCTGAGACTGGTTTCCCAAGCAGAAGTGGAGATGGACATCAGACCCTCGTGAGAAACTCAGACCAGGCATTTCGGACAGAGTTCAACTTGATGTATGCCTACTCCCCTTTGAACGCTATGCCTCGAGCAGATGGACTGTATCGAGGATCTCCTCTAGTGGGGGATAGGAAGCCTTTACATTTGGATGGGGGATATTGTTCCCCTGCAGAAGGATTTTCCAGCAGATATGAACATGGCTTAATGAAAGACCTCTCTCGTGGATCCTTGTCACCTGGTGGTGAAAGGGCCTGTGAAGGAGTCCCATCTGCCCCCCAGAACCCACCACAGAGGAAAAAA gTATCCCTGCTGGAGTACCGAAAACGGAAACAAGAAGCTAAGGAAAATTCTGCTGGTGGGGGAGGTGACTCTGCACAGAGCAAAAGCAAATCTGCAGGAGCTGGGCAAGGCAGCAGTAACTCCGTTTCTGACACTGGTGCCCATGGTGTGCAGGGATCCTCAGCCCGAACTCCATCTTCCCCTCACAAAAAATTCTCCCCATCTCATTCCTCTATGTCCCATTTGGAGGCGGTAAGCCCATCAGATTCCAGAGGCACTTCTTCATCTCACTGCAGACCTCAAGAGAATATCAGCAGTAGGTG GATGGTTCCCACATCAGTAGAACGACTCCGAGAAGGAGGGAGCATCCCCAAGGTCCTCCGAAGCAGCGTGAGGGTGGCCCAAAAGGGAGAGCCCTCTCCCACATGGGAGAGTAACATCACAGAGAAAGACTCAG ACCCTGCAGATGGAGAAGGCCCAGAGACATTGAGCTCAGCACTCTCTAAAGGAGCAACAGTTTACAGCCCTTCCAGATACAGCTACCAG CTCCTGCAGTGTGATAGTCCTCGGACAGAATCACAAAGCCTCCTTCAGCAGAGTTCCTCCCCCTTCAGAGGACATCCTACACAATCTCCAGGATACAGTTATCGAACTACTGCACTGAGACCTGGAAACCCCCCCTCTCACGGTTCTTCAGAATCATCCCTCTCTTCCACGTCCTATTCCAGCCCCGCCCACCCTGTGTCCACAGACTCGTTGGCCCCATTTACGGGGACACCAGGGTATTTTAGCAGCCAGCCACATTCTGGAAACAGCACTGGCAGCAATCTTCCAAGGAGGAGCTGCCCTTCTAGTGCTGCTAGCCCTACCCTGCAGGGACCCTCAGACTCGCCAACCTCAGATTCAGTTTCTCAGTCCAGCACAGGAACTCTGAGTTCCACCTCCTTTCCTCAGAACTCTAGGTCGTCATTGCCATCAGACTTACGGACTATCAGTCTGCCCAGTGCTGGGCAGTCAGCTGTCTACCAGGCCTCCAGGGTATCTGCGGTTTCCAATTCACAGCACTACCCACACCGTGGGAGTGGGGGTGTGCACCAGTACCGACTCCAGCCACTGCAAGGGTCAGGAGTCAAGACTCAGACAGGACTTTCCTAG